Within the Streptomyces sp. R41 genome, the region TCATCCCACCGCTCCCCGTGCTCGCGCAGCACCCGCTCGGTCTCCCGGGCGATCCGATCCTCCATGACCCGCGCCTCGGCAAGCAGCTCACCCGCACGGGACACCGCGTCCTCCTGCCCGTGCCGAGCCGACTCCTCGGCCTCGGCGAAGGCCCGCTCGGCATCGGCGACCGCGGCCTCGGCGCGCGCGGCGCGTTCGACATGGTGCGCGTCGAGCGCGGCCTCCCGCTCGGCGGCCGCACGCTCGGCCTCCGCCCAGCGCTCGGCGTGCTCCTTCTCCTGCTCGGCGAGCAGCCCCTCCGTACGCTGCCGCATCTCGCGCAGCGCGGCCAGCGCCTCACCACGGTTCTCCTTGATGTCACGGCGGGCCGAGATCCGCATCTCGTCGGCCTCCGCACGCGCGGCGAGCAGCCGCTGCCGGACGCGTTCCTCGGCCTCGCCGCGCACCTCGTCGGCGTACGCCTGCGCGGCCTCACGCACCCGCCGCGCCTCCGCCTC harbors:
- a CDS encoding cellulose-binding protein — protein: MSSASVSPHGFMAVRGRGYRPEQVDAYAAALSRDRDAAWERAARLTVLAKEMGAEVERLRESVARLAPQTYETLGERARRIFELGEEEAASVRDTARRETQQVVDEAEAEARRVREAAQAYADEVRGEAEERVRQRLLAARAEADEMRISARRDIKENRGEALAALREMRQRTEGLLAEQEKEHAERWAEAERAAAEREAALDAHHVERAARAEAAVADAERAFAEAEESARHGQEDAVSRAGELLAEARVMEDRIARETERVLREHGERWDDVRAQMDHVRTSLATLTGRAPAE